Proteins encoded together in one Quercus lobata isolate SW786 chromosome 3, ValleyOak3.0 Primary Assembly, whole genome shotgun sequence window:
- the LOC115979444 gene encoding glycerol-3-phosphate acyltransferase RAM2-like: MAKTTFPTVDKCTSIGREQHAVVADMDGTLLRGRSSFPYFALVAFEVGGILRLLFLLLATPLAGLLYYFVSESAGIQVLVFATFAGMKVSDIESGARAVLPKFYSSDLHPETWRVFSACGKRCVLTANPTIMVEAFLKDVLGADLVLGTKIANYKGRATGLVCKPGILVGKNKADALEKAFGETEPDIGLGDRDTDTPFMSLCKEAFIVPPQREVKPVTMDKLPKPIIFHDGRLVQKPTPLIAFLTILWIPIGFLLACLRIAAGALLPMPLVYYAFMALGVRVTIKGTPGPPPQAKKSIGQSGVLFVCSHRTLLDPIFLSTALGRAIPAVTYSVSRLSEIISPIKTVRLNRDRAKDASMIKKLLEEGDLAICPEGTTCREPFLLRFSALFAELTDQLVPVAMVNRMSMFHGTTARGWKGMDPFYFFMNPSPAYEVTFLNKLPLELTCSAGKSSQEVANYIQRVIAATLSYECTSFTRKDKYRALAGNDGTVVEKPLLKANKVMGS; the protein is encoded by the exons ATGGCCAAAACAACCTTCCCAACTGTGGACAAATGCACATCAATAGGCCGAGAACAACACGCAGTGGTTGCTGACATGGATGGTACCTTACTTAGAGGCCGTAGCTCTTTCCCTTACTTTGCACTTGTGGCCTTTGAGGTTGGTGGGATTCTGAGGCTCCTTTTCTTGCTCCTTGCAACCCCACTAGCTGGACTTCTCTATTACTTTGTCTCAGAATCTGCAGGGATCCAAGTTCTGGTCTTTGCAACATTTGCTGGTATGAAAGTCTCAGATATTGAGTCAGGGGCTCGAGCTGTACTGCCAAAGTTTTATTCGAGTGATCTTCACCCAGAGACTTGGCGTGTGTTCTCTGCATGTGGGAAAAGGTGTGTGCTGACTGCAAATCCAACAATTATGGTGGAAGCGTTTTTGAAAGATGTGTTGGGAGCTGATTTGGTTTTGGGTACTAAGATAGCAAATTATAAGGGCAGAGCAACTGGGTTGGTTTGTAAGCCAGGGATACTTGTTGGGAAGAACAAGGCTGATGCTCTTGAAAAGGCCTTCGGAGAAACTGAGCCAGATATTGGTCTTGGTGATAGAGACACTGATACTCCCTTTATGTCACTGTGCAAG GAGGCTTTTATTGTGCCACCACAGCGAGAAGTAAAACCTGTGACAATGGACAAACTCCCCAAGCCAATTATCTTCCACGATGGCCGCCTTGTTCAGAAGCCAACACCTCTCATAGCATTTCTCACCATTCTCTGGATCCCTATAGGCTTCCTATTAGCCTGTCTTCGAATCGCTGCCGGTGCTCTCCTCCCCATGCCTCTAGTCTACTATGCTTTCATGGCACTAGGCGTTCGTGTCACCATCAAAGGCACCCCTGGCCCTCCTCCTCAAGCCAAAAAATCCATAGGCCAATCTGGTGTCCTCTTTGTTTGCTCCCATAGAACACTACTTGACCCTATTTTCCTCTCCACCGCTCTTGGCCGTGCCATCCCTGCCGTGACCTACTCTGTCTCCCGCCTCTCTGAAATAATCTCACCCATCAAGACCGTCCGCCTTAATCGTGACAGGGCCAAGGATGCATCCATGATCAAGAAACTATTAGAAGAAGGTGACTTAGCAATATGCCCTGAAGGTACAACTTGTAGGGAACCATTTCTTTTGAGGTTTTCGGCTTTGTTTGCTGAATTAACAGACCAACTCGTGCCGGTAGCCATGGTGAATCGGATGAGTATGTTTCATGGAACCACAGCTAGAGGTTGGAAAGGAATGGACCCGTTTTATTTCTTCATGAACCCTAGCCCAGCTTATGAAGTAACTTTTCTGAACAAGTTGCCACTTGAGCTAACGTGCAGTGCTGGGAAGTCTAGCCAGGAGGTTGCGAATTATATACAAAGGGTTATTGCTGCAACTCTTTCTTATGAGTGCACAAGCTTCACTAGGAAAGATAAGTACCGGGCACTTGCTGGTAATGATGGAACTGTGGTTGAGAAACCTTTGCTCAAGGCCAACAAAGTAATGGGATCCTAA